In Cydia pomonella isolate Wapato2018A chromosome 1, ilCydPomo1, whole genome shotgun sequence, one genomic interval encodes:
- the LOC133516699 gene encoding uncharacterized protein LOC133516699 isoform X2 has protein sequence MFSNAGIVLLCIASCLSAPVDDPIRVELPVYDQPQASSDVDTVPVVADQRSESARSDKSIVGNLIAHKIDELGKRIAHNHNHNQYNHAHLAHYEGAEYLATGYFGAPVTTLEGAILESEGYGSKKLSLKENLHGIVAGLLQPKPIVDTIKEEEKYGNSGDKFITAGRALVNGAEGVSNLVNSVLEVPGTIFKKITRIATEKLNNLGGKIIGL, from the exons ATGTTCTCCAACGCCGGTATCGTCCTGCTCTGCATTGCGAGTTGCCTCTCTGCGCCAGTAGACGACCCTATTCGGGTGGAGCTCCCGGTGTACGACCAACCGCAAGCCAGCTCCGACGTTGATACCGTTCCCGTCGTAGCTGATCAGCGCTCAGAATCAGCCAGAAGTGACAAGTCGATTGTCGGGAATCTCATTGCGCATAAAATTGATGAGCTTGGCAAAAGGATTGCACATAATCacaatcataatcaatataatcatGCACATTTGGCACACTAC GAGGGGGCTGAATATTTAGCAACGGGATATTTTGGTGCACCAGTGACGACGCTTGAAGGCGCTATCCTTGAATCCGAGGGATATGGCAGCAAGAAATTATCACTGAAAGAAAATTTACACGGCATCGTCGCAGGACTCTTACAA CCAAAACCTATAGTGGATACCATAAAGGAAGAAGAAAAGTATGGTAACTCGGGCGACAAATTTATCACAGCTGGAAGAGCCTTAGTCAATGGAGCGGAGGGTGTATCCAACCTCGTTAACTCGGTTCTCGAG GTACCAGGGACAATATTCAAGAAAATAACAAGGATCGCAACCGAAAAACTTAATAACTTAGGAGGGAAAATAATTGGGCTCTAA
- the LOC133516699 gene encoding uncharacterized protein LOC133516699 isoform X1, which produces MPNFKSNFSNGDWIFHCFPRMFSNAGIVLLCIASCLSAPVDDPIRVELPVYDQPQASSDVDTVPVVADQRSESARSDKSIVGNLIAHKIDELGKRIAHNHNHNQYNHAHLAHYEGAEYLATGYFGAPVTTLEGAILESEGYGSKKLSLKENLHGIVAGLLQPKPIVDTIKEEEKYGNSGDKFITAGRALVNGAEGVSNLVNSVLEVPGTIFKKITRIATEKLNNLGGKIIGL; this is translated from the exons atgccaaattttaaatctaacttttCTAATGGTGATTGGATATTTCATTGTTTTCCTAGAATGTTCTCCAACGCCGGTATCGTCCTGCTCTGCATTGCGAGTTGCCTCTCTGCGCCAGTAGACGACCCTATTCGGGTGGAGCTCCCGGTGTACGACCAACCGCAAGCCAGCTCCGACGTTGATACCGTTCCCGTCGTAGCTGATCAGCGCTCAGAATCAGCCAGAAGTGACAAGTCGATTGTCGGGAATCTCATTGCGCATAAAATTGATGAGCTTGGCAAAAGGATTGCACATAATCacaatcataatcaatataatcatGCACATTTGGCACACTAC GAGGGGGCTGAATATTTAGCAACGGGATATTTTGGTGCACCAGTGACGACGCTTGAAGGCGCTATCCTTGAATCCGAGGGATATGGCAGCAAGAAATTATCACTGAAAGAAAATTTACACGGCATCGTCGCAGGACTCTTACAA CCAAAACCTATAGTGGATACCATAAAGGAAGAAGAAAAGTATGGTAACTCGGGCGACAAATTTATCACAGCTGGAAGAGCCTTAGTCAATGGAGCGGAGGGTGTATCCAACCTCGTTAACTCGGTTCTCGAG GTACCAGGGACAATATTCAAGAAAATAACAAGGATCGCAACCGAAAAACTTAATAACTTAGGAGGGAAAATAATTGGGCTCTAA